TTTGGTGAGACGTTCCTTGGAACGCCGTGGACGCGTGAAGGGTAAGGTGTTTGAATGCAAAAGGTGAGAAGATGAGAATTTGTAGGACTATTCCTAGTCAAGAACAGACTGGCCAGCGTAAAAAGTTGATCCATGTATAAAGGTTATATATCCTTGGTCAATTTGCGATACGACAGCCGATAGTATTCAGTTCAATCTCTCCGCCTCAACCTCAGCAATCCGCTCCAGGGCAATTCTAGCAAGCTTCTGTGCCCTCTCATCTCCACAGCTAACTTGAGTGCGGACTAAGCCCTGTTTCCAAGCATGCCATCTATCCAAATCAAACCCCCTTTTCGGGGGATCATGGAGATTGTAGACTCGTCCAAATTTGCAATTTTCCAACATCGATCCTGCGGCATATATGAATCACAAACATGCGGTTCGCACAGCCGATTTATACTGATTTTCTTCCTCAAAAGCATCACGGCACGCATACAGTCCATAGATTGAGAAATCCATCCTGTGTGTGGGTTCGTCGTTGCGAGTgatagcagcagcagccgtgCTCTGCGCAATAAAGGCAGTGCTGTTCTCCCATTTTTCTAGCTCCTTTTGAGTGTGGGAATGATGATGGATAACTGAGAGTAAGTGTTAGTGGGTGTTACATATGTATATAAAGTGCCGGATTCAATAAGTCCCCTTACAGGAATTACACATGTCAGCAACATGCATTCCAAAAGAATGTAAATCTGTCCAAAGATAACCGAAATTCCCACATCCAACCTTCTCCCCCGTCCTCGGGTCGGCCACGGTGACTTTCTGAATCCGTGTGACGAAATCAAGAAGCTTAGTCTGCCGCGTTGGTGCAGTGTTCGCGGCGATATCGATCATCAAGATACAAATATTCCAAGCAACATCGCTGTCGAAGTTGGTTCCGGGTGTGTCATTTTTGGATAGGATTTCTGTTGTGGTCAGGTCAAGGACTTGTTGTACTGCGTCTGCCGCCGAGGCATCTGGGTCCGTGACGAGATTGTGTAGGATCTTGAATTCTTGGGTTGGGACTAGATCGGAGTCATATTCTTCCATGATGTACGCTGCCTTGAAGATGAAATTTGCTAGAAATTGAGAAATAGACAAGAATGGGAGCCCAAGGACTTTTGGTTATATACGATATTCAGCCCTGCACAGCCTTGTGGTGCGGTGCTAGACCCTGACTAAGCAGCCTTATTGTTAActaactaactagttaactaatTGGCTCTGACCTTCAGGGGCCGAATAAGTCTTGCACAGGCACATCGTAAGCTCCTATCTTTTACACAGTCATGGTGGTGCTGAATGAAGTTTGGGAGCTGTTTTCTAAATATCCCATGGAGCCGTACCTTTTCCCGCACCACGCTGCTTTGTCTCGAAGCTTTCCTGTTAAATTCTATCTGCAGATTTCAACATTAGGAATAcagttcatcatcatctactattccgagcctgTGACACTAGGCGGCTTGGCAGGGATCGTGGATTTCAGTGAGGCGGATATAGCGACTGTATGCAGAGAAATCCTAGATGGTCTTGTTTATATTCATTCCAAGCTTGGCATATCACACGGCTCAGTTGACCGCAGCAATGTCCTCCTAAACAGGAAAGGGAAGATAGGATTGGGTAGGCAAGATCTTGCCCTAGATGTTTATGAAAGGCTAACCATATATAGCAAACATTGGAGACAGTATGCTAAACAGCAACATATTGAGAAATTGGAAGTCAGATGTAGCAGCCGTCGGTTTCATTGTAATCTGCCTCGGTGACAAAACTGCCTTAATTTTAGGAGTCGCTCCTTTGAAAATTACACTATCAAGTCCGACTAGTGAATTTATAGAAAAGTCAAAAATGGAATCAGCTAAAGAACTTTTGAATGTAAGATTGTCCCTTGATTTACAGTCAATTTTGAGAAAGGTGCTGACCACTTGTAAGGCTGAATTTTTATATCTAGCAACACCAGGAGAGGCATGGAGCCTTAAGCGATATTATTTTGATGCACTTCCCTTGAGCGTCCGGTTTGGCAGCCGAGTTTGAAGATAATTGAATTCCATCATGGCGCTTTGTAAGCGGCAAATAAAATAATGAGAAACTATCCCTGTATTCCAACGCCAGCTCTAAATAATCACCGACCGGAGTAGGAACAAACCAATGAGTAGGAACAGACTCTGAGCGGGTCACCAAAAGGGCTCGCAAACCCTAATGGACATATAAAAGTATTCACGGAATGAAATCTCGCTGAGAAGCATGGAATTTGCTAGCAACCCACTTGGACAAAGGACCAATCTATTAGCACAACAAAGACTACAATTTTATTATGGACATGCTATCATTGAAATACGCCACCTTGCATTTGAGAGTGACGCTATCCTTGGATCAAGGCCTCTTGACCGCAGGAATGTGGAAAGACTCCGAAATTTGTTCGAACTTGAAGGGTGTGCCAATATCGAGCCTGAGCACAGAGTGGCTGCTACTATAAGTGAGTTCTGTCCAATGATCATGTCATGCTGGCCCAAGTCGGCAATTAGGAAGGCCTGGTTCAGGAATCATCATCCGCCAACAAGAAAGTGGCGAACAATAGCATCAGTGATGGTTGAGCCAGCTCGTCCATCATACCCCTTtatgccaatcggtgtgttGAGTTGTCGGGTGGGGATTCCCAAAAATTCCGCTAGTTCTGTCGCTCGTTGGGTGTCCATGAAGTGGtaaccatttgctccagtgtcGGCTAGGGTATTCAGGGGGATACTGATTCCATTGTAAGCTACCTGACTATTCGCATTGAATCCTTGTCCTCCAACCAGTTGGCTAAGATCCAATTCACCTAGGTCAACATCATCTAGCCCCAGGTCGGAGAGACTCTTGGGCTATATTTTCCCACGTCATCATTCTGTTCATTCTCGGCTGCTTTCTGCTCACGTTCCTTCAGTTCAGGGgttgaggccctggtggaaCAGTCACAAGCAAGATGTCCATGTTCCTGGCAATGGAAGCAACggccttccttcatcaattGATCACGGTCAGCATTGTCCATACATGGGGTGGTAGGGCTGGTGCTTTGAGATGGGGTTAGTTCTTTCTTGAAGGTCGCCCCAGTTCAACTGGATCCCTTGCTCGTATCCTTGTAGGGGGCGAACATCTGATTCTTCTGAATCCAGTGTTTGGTCACTTCAAGTCGGCCTACAGTCTGGGAGGCAGCGCTGGAGAATTCCTGGAATGTTCCATCGCTAATGCTACTGGAGATGCACAGCTCCTGGAGCTTGGTCGTCAATTTGGTGTAGAGCTCATCTTTCCAATCATCCTCAGCAATACCCGCTTCAGCTGCGAGGTAGAGGAATTCAGAGAAAAAGTCATGAAACTTGTCactgttcttcatgtataACTGCCGAAATTGGTGCTTTGCAGTGGTAACACGGTTTGGATCGTCATAGATTGTTTTCAGGTGATTGAGCATATTTTTTGAGTCAGTATATGGGTTTAATGCATCATCTCGCATGCGTGGAGTGATGTGTTTCCGAGCTTTACCATCACATCGACTAGCCACATATGCTATACGGAGTTGGGAAGTGTCGAAGTGGTCTGCATTGGCAGCAAGCTTCTGAGACATCAGGAGCAGCCAGTCTTCGAATCGGGGCTCCTTTCCATCGGTAAGCATTGGAGGATCTGGGATCTTGGTGGATttgctgttgatgggcaTTGGAGAGGCCTGACGACCACTGGCACTGTCCATCACCAGTCGGGCAATTTGGCTCCCAAATGCGTCACGTTCAGCAGTCACATCAGTAAGTTGCTTTTTGATATCTTGGAGTTgtcccttcatctcttctgTTTCACGGCGCAGAAGCGCAATATCTCCATCCTTGACTTGACCTCGTagttcttcttcagcaagacGGGCCTTATAATCATCAAGACTGTCATCATATTGTTGATGAGTTGCCTGGAGCTTCTCATACAACCATTCTGGCTCCTCGGAGGCATATTGCAAGAACTCCTCCAAAGTCATCATACGTTGTTCTTCGTTCTCATCTCCGTCAATAAAGATGGGGTTCTGTTGGTTCTCCTGTTCAGTATTGGTATTCGCTTCGTTTCAGTTGGTATCATCATTGTTCGTTTCATTTCGGTTGGCTCTGGTAGAGGCAACAGTGTTTCTTGGGCGAGGCATGCCTGCTGGGTTCGTTGTATTGGTATCGGTATCTATCGGTCGATCGGAGGAGCACACTACTATGGATCTACGATTGCCGGATTGAGCCAATGAAGTAGATGtgtggaaagaagaaaaaaaggcgagattcgatattatgtcacgggctcggaatagtagataataacgaactgaattcctatctaaactattgtagccatcgacgagaatatcgaatctggagaagaaagaagaagaggaaatctatctaggtaatgaagaggttttaagaggattgttggcgacatgactggatggtgtttgtgatgtatcacccattgccgtagtgttgagccgccatgtgagctatcatatgtgagccgtcacagtgAAGAAAATATTGGCTGCAATTCCATCTGCTGCATTCTGGACTGTACCACCAAAGGCACCTGCAAAGGTACTGCAAACCACGAGAGTCGCAAAGTTTGGTGCCACACATTGTGGAATAATAAAGATGACATAAAGGATATAGGAGCTCTATTCTCATTAGCTGGTACTCCTTGATTAGTTGTAGTAGGGTTTCTATATACATACAAGATAACCAACCCGAAATCCAAACGTCTCCATCATGGGCAATGTGGCCAATGGTACAATTGCTGCTGTGGCGGTCCATGAGGTCACTGCAAAGAAGCTGTACTCAAAAAAGCCATTGCTAACATTGAACTCCACAGATAATTCCTCTGCTACTGTTGTGAATGAGGTTGCGTTTATCCCGACCAGAATAGCCACCCAGTAAGAAACAGCCATGGTCATCCATTTCTTCCGTGAAGACCAATTGTAGGGATTGCGTGGATCATCTTCCCAGGAAAGTTCGACCCCAGAGAAGCGCACTTCCTCACCCTTCGACTCAGAAGACTGCGAGGATCTGGAGTACGGTTCGACTGTCATTTTTCTCATGCAACTATCCAGCTCACTTATGAAGGGGCAGTTGTTCCGGTGGATTAACAAGGTGGGAAGCAAAAACTTGACAATAATGCTATGCAATTGCGTGCAGTATAGAAAGCCAGAACAATGAGAGAGAgatagagagaaaagaaatgaaagtTGGAAAGATATAGAAGATTTAAGTGGCGTTCTTAGTTGTCAACGCTCTTTCTACCTAGACATATTGTATAGTAATTACTTTTGTTGTGGTTCCAGCTTTCTCTAGTCAACCTCAGAAGTGAAAGCCCGATGCATCTCTCTCTGTCTCTAATAGGTCCCCAGACACTGTGATGACCTGGAAATGATGCAGCAGGCTGCCTATCCAAAGCCTTAACAGTGAGGCAGAATTCATCAAGGAGAGTGTTCGAGGTGAAGGAGGTTTCGAACCTCTCTGTAATGAATGTAATGAAATCAACTATCTTGAGAATGTATGTCCGTGTAGGACGTTAAAGATAAAGGAAAGAAGCGGTCATACCATTATAGACACATAGTAACTAATGAGCTTATGGTATGAGATATATCAGGTTGTAGGGTGTTGATCAATAATAGAAGCTGAGGTAATATTCAACTACCAGTGTGTTGTGGCAAGATAAATGGAGGATAAAAGTATTTAGCGTAATGCAAAATTTCCTTCATGGCGCGAAAACGCGCCAAACATACACATGTATACTCTCTAGTTCATTTACCCCATTAAACACACAATTTAAAGAGCTCAAGTTGCCTAATTTGTCCAATCTGAAGCTATTCAAACACCTGATATGCTCTATCAGCCATGCCACCCAAGCGAGCCTCCTGAACACCGCAGCCAGCCCCCCAACGCGTATATACCTTCGGAAAACGCGCATTCCTCACATATATCACCCTCCGGAGGAAGGCTATCAAGGGAGGAAAAATACCAATGGGGTATATGTTGCTCGTGCTGCTGCCACCAAAGCTGCAGCCATACGTCGAAGAGCAGCTGCCGCTCGAGCTGCACGTGCAAATGAAGAAGCCGATGCGTCTCCTGGACCGCCACAAACATGTTTAAGAACTCTGAATAGACGCTCTAAAACCCCCCAGACACGCCATTGAGTTACTCCTGGAAAAGGAGTGCAGTCTGCATTACAAAATGCCCAGCCGAAGCCATCATCTGCAGTCAAATCCAACGCGTCATTTGAAAATAAAGCCTTGAGCCGTAGAGCTGCCTCTACGAGTACTGAGTCTTAAGccgctgaagaagatgaaaaatcagagacctcatatgatgaagaggaagcatATGAAGAAGGGGTGAATGGAGAGCATGATGAGAATGGtccagaagacgaagaaagtGGACAAGTGGATGATGACGGGAgtgctgatgaggatgataaTACCCTCTATAGATGACCAGGACATTGATACTGAAGAGGATGCCTCTACCCGGGCGATCTATGATGCCAAAGAGAAGTATAGAGAGCTTATTGGACGACGTGTTCTAGATGAAGCACGGCGCCGCTATCCAGAAGGCGTACAACGGCAGCCTCGAGAAGTTGAGACCTCGGATTTGGAAGCAGCACTAGAGGATGCCATGAGAGCTGCAGACTATCCTATAGGATCACCCTGAACATTCGCGTCAACAAGAAGCCGTATGTGAAGAAGAGTTTGCCTGATAGCCAGCGCCATTCCTTCAATATGGATGATGTTGAAAAGACCTTTCTAAGTGCCATTGCTCCAACagttggagaggaagagtatCAAATCATAGCTCGGAGACTTACTGTCAAACACTCTTCTGGGCGTGGTGGCTCCACCCACCAAGATTTTGATGTTTTTGACACAGATAATGGCAGCTCTATACGTTGTCGGAGTGTGAGCGGTACTCGCGACTGATCGAGTATTCACGCCGGACCTCATGCTATTCGCTGCCGATGAGGGCACAAGCGTGTCCATCTCGCTTCCCCATTGGACGTTACTCGCGGAATTGCATTTTTGCAGGACGTTCTTCTTTCACTGACGAGGGCAGAGGAATTCTGTGAATCGCACACGTCCTAGCATTTTTCTCGAGCTATAGCTTAATGTCATCTTGACTTACTGAAGTGTCTAGCATTCATCAGGTGTGTAGTCTTCATTCAGAACCATTTTTCCGGTAATCTAGCGGAGTGCATCGAACAACAGTTGCGGGACGATGTATGCTAGTGACAGGGTATCCAACGGCGGTTCGTCGACGTACCCTTTGACTGTTTCGGCTGTCGCTGTTGTGAGTTCAGGTTCAACACCGAGACGACACTGCTCATCCTCAGTCCTCCCTGCAGCCATAGCTCTCAATCGCGATGCAACTGAGCCTCTGTCTCAGACCAGCCTAATTCGAGGTAATTGTGAAATGTTTCAAGCTAATGCACGCATCTGGCTCTTTGCGAGCATCTGCTTGCAGCTCTTGTAAATTACATATTCCTATTATTAGAACTGCAGGTCAGTTTGTATCACTTTCCCACACGACACACTGATCCAACAAGCAGCAGAGGACACAGAGGGAAGAATTGGTCTATAGAAGTGAAACATACAATTAATAAAGCAGAAGGGATGCCCAAGGCCTGATCTGTAAACCCTTCAAAGACTTAAATGGATTCGGTGTCCTCACGAGCATGGAGAGATAGATTGGCAGGGTTGTTGTGGCAAAGCCACTGGGTCACATTGTCCTGTTCAATTGATGCTCTCTGCGTAAGGTTGCCTGTCACATTTGGTCCGCATGCATGTACTGTGCACATACTGCAGTTAAGGTAAGTTGCCAATGGTTAGATGATATTCCTCTAAAAGATCCAATCACTTGCCATTTATGGCTTGTTTCCAGGATTTCTTCGTTGGTAGGTGCTCGCTTGAATATTTACCAGTTCCTTGTATGCTTCTCGATCGATGGCCTCCATTGAAGTAGTGGGTGAGCATGTTCGACCAACGGATTGCTCGAAGCATGACGAACTGCTTAACAGCAGACGAGATGGGCCACAAGCCAGATCCGGAAATGATGGCTCGACCTCGTAAATTGGCGGGGAAAGACGCTTAGGCGAAAAGTAAGCGAGCAAAAACGATGAAGGTAATGGGGCAGGATATTCAACATGTCGAAGAGCTCTATTATATGGCATTTGCTGAATTTCTAGGTTGGTATGCGTGGAATACAAGAAGATCTTGCTTGCGTGCAAGTGACCTAATAAAACGCGTGGCTCTTTCTGAACGGCGATGTTAGTCCACTGGTAATCTGAAAGAAAGATAGGTCTGTTCATTCCAACTCACTACTTTCTTGACCTCGCTTTCCGCCTTGGTGACGGCACCGGCACACTTCTTCCCGTCTAATTGCGCCACAACCACCTTTTTTGTTTGGTACCACGTTCATGTCGGTACTTGCAAGTCGCGGGGTCACAGACCGGCTAGCCAGTCAATGCATTCTTCTGTTTCGTGCGATGTCAAGTTGTTAGGTACAGTGAATAAATAGCGGCTGCACCCCACACTCCATTTTGGTGGTCACCATTCGAAGTTGTCTAGGAGCAATCAATGCCGTTGGCCGAGGAAGTCGAACTAGCAGGAGTTCATATCTGGATTTTGACGACTAGGCACAACCGATATCTCATCGGGGGTGCCAGAGACTC
This region of Aspergillus chevalieri M1 DNA, chromosome 4, nearly complete sequence genomic DNA includes:
- a CDS encoding DUF3632 domain-containing protein (COG:S;~EggNog:ENOG410PS59;~InterPro:IPR022085;~PFAM:PF12311), with translation MEEYDSDLVPTQEFKILHNLVTDPDASAADAVQQVLDLTTTEILSKNDTPGTNFDSDVAWNICILMIDIAANTAPTRQTKLLDFVTRIQKVTVADPRTGEKVGCGNFGYLWTDLHSFGMHVADMCNSFIHHHSHTQKELEKWENSTAFIAQSTAAAAITRNDEPTHRMDFSIYGLYACRDAFEEENQYKSAVRTACL
- a CDS encoding uncharacterized protein (COG:S;~EggNog:ENOG410Q29X;~InterPro:IPR032567) translates to MMTLEEFLQYASEEPEWLYEKLQATHQQYDDSLDDYKARLAEEELRGQVKDGDIALLRRETEEMKGQLQDIKKQLTDVTAERDAFGSQIARLVMDSASGRQASPMPINSKSTKIPDPPMLTDGKEPRFEDWLLLMSQKLAANADHFDTSQLRIAYVASRCDGKARKHITPRMRDDALNPYTDSKNMLNHLKTIYDDPNRVTTAKHQFRQLYMKNSDKFHDFFSEFLYLAAEAGIAEDDWKDELYTKLTTKLQELCISSSISDGTFQEFSSAASQTVGRLEVTKHWIQKNQMFAPYKDTSKGSS